One part of the Capra hircus breed San Clemente chromosome 4, ASM170441v1, whole genome shotgun sequence genome encodes these proteins:
- the GNGT1 gene encoding guanine nucleotide-binding protein G(T) subunit gamma-T1, producing the protein MSSRQKMPVINIEDLTEKDKLKMEVDQLKKEVTLERMMVSKCCEEFRDYVEERSGEDPLVKGIPEDKNPFKELKGGCVIS; encoded by the exons CAGGCAGAAGATGCCAGTGATCAACATTGAGGACCTGACAGAAAAGGACAAATTGAAGATGGAAGTCGACCAGCTCAAGAAAGAAGTGACGCTGGAAAGAATGATG gtGTCCAAATGTTGTGAAGAATTCAGGGATTATGTTGAAGAAAGATCTGGGGAGGATCCATTAGTAAAGGGTATCCCAGAGGACAAAAATCCCTTCAAGGAGCTCAAAGGAGGCTGTGTGATTTcataa
- the GNG11 gene encoding guanine nucleotide-binding protein G(I)/G(S)/G(O) subunit gamma-11, translating to MPALHIEDLPEKEKLKMEVEQLRKEVKLQRQQVSKCSEEIKNYIEERSGEDPLVKGIPEDKNPFKEKGSCIIS from the exons ATGCCGGCTCTTCACATCGAAGATCTGCCAGAAAAGGAAAAGCTGAAGATGGAAGTTGAGCAACTTCGCAAAGAGGTTAAGTTGCAGAGACAGCAG GTGTCTAAATgttcagaagaaataaagaactatATTGAAGAACGTTCTGGAGAGGATCCTCTGGTGAAAGGAATTCCAGAAGACAAGAATCCCTTTAAGGAAAAAGGCAGCTGCATTATTTCATGA